A genomic window from bacterium includes:
- a CDS encoding phospholipase D-like domain-containing protein, whose protein sequence is MKRVTRFLVMAVLALAGRALAQQADHPVISELRFYELSGVNEEFVEIHNPTDEPVDIGGWKLQYKSSTGTTWQDKVTFPTGETLQPRRFLLYGGTALSVTPDYPSTVAPGLGNTGGHVRLVTPALVTIDRVAWLAGDTPEGTVISEAHPRGASYERKAFANSTQTDMAPGGAHAGEGNGWDANNNSADFVIHPSAAASNPQNRLSPPEPDVPLTNGSGTAVCSIAMVDNPAPLTFSITVTAEDHELTTVDLILAPGWIPADLSLGGAGFQGAALQNAGDTLRVVSASLSGAATGVFTLYDVAHPMNSGNHVMTVRTAVEGGTPVAILASPAIMVIGDPMPIEELHVNGPDGLPLLLGQTVVIRGVVTADTQQGIAVYLQDATGGAVCYSASFSAAVDVGDDVTVLGTVTHFNGLMELTPAELLALHATGVEVAPLEVTIAQINGQGASGEPYEGMLLRVNGVTVAGSGSWAGNTNYNITDATGTGQLRVASTSGLVGTPIPSDTFDIIGVLGQYDVSAPYHSGYQLQPRFADDLIHTVGPGITGGPWESEHSSSSVRLEWTTRVPGTTICVWGGVDGVPLDSVEVEILGTQHDFTIGGLAPGTPYWTRVGSADESGASMGNNHWFSTVSLGSPGTIDIFFTKDAELEHALPGNEAQHNQQNEIVGRLTALIDAAETSIDCAIYSLNINAVATALINAHNRGVAVRFIYDADHAQSQVQQLVNAGITVIDNSFGQHASSGIQHNKFMVFDAADGDPANDRVWTGSVNLIDVPSNNGIFAKDNAILIADQAVARAYTLEFNEMWGAAGMTPSAVNSRFGEHKANNTPHYFLVGGVPVEIWFSQGDNVSQRIVNALATVDQAAYFCIFSFTRNEIGYAMRDAHLRGAAVRGVFDTQGDQFSEWTLLQEAGADIHVTAGTGILHHKYLVIDAEAPQSQPLVIAGSYNWSNSAENQNDENTIIFHDALIANQYLQEFAARYHQAGGTGDFNDVEAPAVAPRGLQIAGLYPNPFNPVTRLELELSRPGPVRLQAFDLAGRLAWSRELGLRPAGRSSELLDFSGQASGLYVLRAEHPAGVATTKLLFIK, encoded by the coding sequence ATGAAACGCGTGACAAGATTCCTGGTGATGGCCGTCCTTGCGCTGGCGGGGCGGGCGCTGGCCCAGCAGGCCGATCATCCCGTCATCAGCGAGCTGCGCTTCTACGAGCTGTCCGGCGTCAACGAGGAATTCGTGGAGATCCACAATCCCACCGACGAGCCGGTGGACATCGGCGGCTGGAAGCTCCAGTACAAGTCCTCGACGGGGACCACCTGGCAGGACAAGGTCACTTTTCCCACCGGCGAGACCCTGCAGCCCCGGCGCTTCCTGCTCTACGGCGGCACGGCCCTGTCCGTGACCCCGGACTATCCCAGCACCGTGGCGCCCGGCCTGGGCAACACGGGCGGCCACGTGCGTCTGGTCACCCCCGCCCTCGTCACCATCGACCGCGTGGCCTGGCTGGCCGGCGACACCCCGGAGGGGACCGTCATCTCCGAGGCCCATCCCCGCGGCGCCAGCTACGAGCGCAAGGCCTTCGCCAATTCCACCCAGACCGACATGGCCCCCGGCGGCGCCCATGCCGGGGAGGGCAACGGCTGGGACGCCAACAACAACAGCGCGGACTTCGTCATCCACCCCAGCGCCGCCGCCAGCAACCCCCAGAACCGCCTCTCCCCGCCCGAACCGGACGTCCCGCTCACCAACGGCAGTGGCACGGCCGTCTGCTCCATCGCCATGGTGGACAACCCGGCGCCCCTCACCTTCTCCATCACCGTCACCGCCGAGGACCATGAGCTGACCACGGTGGATTTGATCCTGGCCCCCGGCTGGATCCCGGCCGACCTGTCCCTGGGCGGCGCCGGCTTCCAGGGAGCGGCCCTGCAGAACGCCGGCGACACCCTCCGCGTCGTCTCGGCCTCGCTGTCCGGAGCAGCCACCGGCGTGTTCACGCTCTACGACGTGGCTCATCCCATGAACAGCGGCAACCATGTCATGACCGTGCGCACGGCGGTGGAGGGCGGCACGCCCGTGGCCATCCTGGCCTCGCCGGCGATCATGGTCATCGGCGATCCCATGCCCATCGAGGAGCTGCACGTCAACGGCCCCGACGGCCTGCCCCTCCTGCTCGGCCAAACCGTGGTCATCCGCGGCGTGGTGACGGCGGACACCCAGCAAGGCATCGCCGTCTACCTGCAGGACGCCACGGGTGGCGCCGTGTGCTACAGCGCTTCCTTCTCCGCCGCCGTGGACGTGGGCGACGACGTGACCGTGCTGGGCACCGTCACCCACTTCAATGGATTGATGGAGCTGACTCCCGCCGAGTTGCTCGCCCTGCACGCCACCGGCGTGGAGGTGGCGCCCCTTGAGGTGACCATCGCCCAGATCAACGGCCAGGGCGCCTCGGGCGAACCCTACGAGGGCATGCTGCTGCGCGTCAACGGCGTGACGGTGGCGGGGTCGGGTTCCTGGGCCGGCAACACCAACTACAACATCACGGACGCCACGGGCACGGGCCAGCTCCGCGTCGCCTCCACCTCCGGTCTGGTGGGCACCCCCATCCCCTCGGACACCTTCGACATCATCGGCGTGCTGGGCCAGTACGACGTCAGCGCGCCCTACCACAGCGGCTACCAACTGCAGCCCCGCTTCGCCGACGACCTCATCCACACGGTGGGGCCGGGCATCACGGGCGGACCCTGGGAGTCGGAGCACAGCAGCTCCTCGGTCCGCCTGGAGTGGACCACGCGCGTTCCCGGCACGACCATCTGCGTCTGGGGCGGGGTGGACGGCGTCCCCCTGGACAGCGTGGAAGTGGAGATCCTCGGCACACAGCACGATTTCACCATCGGCGGCCTCGCGCCGGGCACGCCCTACTGGACGCGGGTGGGATCGGCCGACGAGAGCGGCGCCAGCATGGGCAACAACCACTGGTTCTCCACCGTCTCCCTGGGCAGCCCCGGCACCATCGACATCTTCTTCACCAAGGACGCCGAGCTGGAGCACGCCCTGCCCGGCAACGAAGCCCAGCACAACCAGCAGAACGAGATCGTCGGCCGCCTGACGGCGCTCATCGACGCGGCCGAGACCAGCATCGACTGCGCCATCTACAGCCTCAACATCAACGCCGTCGCCACCGCCCTCATCAACGCCCACAACCGCGGCGTGGCCGTGCGCTTCATCTATGACGCCGACCACGCCCAGAGCCAGGTGCAGCAACTGGTCAACGCCGGCATCACGGTCATCGACAACAGCTTCGGCCAACACGCCTCGTCAGGCATCCAGCACAACAAGTTCATGGTCTTCGACGCGGCGGACGGCGACCCCGCCAACGACCGCGTGTGGACGGGCAGCGTCAACCTGATCGACGTGCCATCCAACAACGGCATCTTCGCCAAGGACAACGCCATCCTCATCGCCGACCAGGCAGTGGCGCGGGCCTACACGCTGGAGTTCAACGAGATGTGGGGCGCGGCGGGCATGACGCCCAGCGCGGTCAATTCCCGCTTCGGCGAGCACAAGGCCAACAACACGCCCCACTACTTCCTGGTGGGCGGCGTGCCAGTGGAGATCTGGTTCAGCCAGGGTGACAACGTCAGCCAGCGCATCGTCAACGCCCTGGCCACGGTGGACCAGGCCGCCTATTTCTGCATCTTCTCATTCACCCGCAACGAGATCGGCTACGCCATGCGCGACGCCCACCTGCGCGGCGCCGCCGTGCGGGGCGTGTTCGACACCCAGGGCGACCAGTTCAGCGAGTGGACCCTGCTCCAGGAGGCGGGGGCGGACATCCATGTCACGGCGGGGACCGGCATCCTGCACCACAAGTATCTGGTGATCGACGCCGAGGCCCCCCAAAGCCAGCCCCTGGTCATCGCGGGCAGCTACAACTGGTCCAATTCGGCGGAGAACCAGAACGACGAGAACACCATCATCTTCCACGACGCCTTGATCGCCAACCAATACCTGCAGGAGTTCGCCGCGCGCTATCATCAGGCCGGCGGCACAGGGGACTTCAACGATGTGGAGGCGCCCGCCGTGGCGCCGCGCGGCCTGCAGATCGCCGGCCTCTACCCCAACCCCTTCAACCCGGTCACGCGCCTGGAACTGGAGCTGTCCCGACCCGGCCCCGTGCGCCTGCAGGCCTTCGACCTGGCCGGCCGCCTGGCCTGGAGCCGCGAGCTGGGCCTGCGCCCGGCCGGCCGCAGCAGCGAGCTGCTGGATTTCAGCGGACAGGCCAGCGGGCTCTATGTGCTGCGTGCCGAGCACCCGGCCGGCGTGGCCACGACCAAGCTGCTCTTCATCAAGTGA